From Antedon mediterranea chromosome 9, ecAntMedi1.1, whole genome shotgun sequence, a single genomic window includes:
- the LOC140059078 gene encoding synaptophysin-like, with protein MANNEQDQPWRLRVLLEPKGFIKILEFILSVCMFATTAGYSDDLLYNLSCPTMPDERKIHIEYPFQLNTVEVPAGCTSSDDMYLGGDASGAAKFFVAIGVLAFLYVIAITAWYVFLEHKHLEWDLVPMVDFGIHCVFTFMFFIASCVWAAGVNEVKDHTDFDNMKADVLKDQCSGNQTCKLTEALSFASLNVSLLFGFLNVVVWGGNCWFVYKETSLFGNKRDTGNGATGPPDQKVEVPTNTI; from the exons ATGGCAAACAATGAACAGGATCAG CCATGGAGGTTACGAGTCTTACTGGAACCAAAAGGCTTCATAAAAATATTGGAATTT ataCTTTCTGTGTGTATGTTTGCTACTACTGCTGGTTATTCTGATGACTTGTTGTACAACCTATCGTGCCCAACCATGCCTGATGAAAGAAAGATACATATAGAATACCCATTCCA ACTTAACACTGTGGAAGTACCAGCAGGCTGTACTTCATCTGATGATATGTACCTAGGTGGTGATGCATCAGGAGCTGCTAAGTTTTTTGTAGCCATTGGTGTACTAGCCTTCCTCTATGTTATTGCTATCACTGCTTGGTATGTGTTTTTGGAACATAAACATTTGGAATGGGATCTGGTCCCTATGGTT gATTTTGGAATTCATTGTGTATTTACATTCATGTTCTTCATTGCATCTTGTGTGTGGGCTGCAGGTGTGAATGAGGTCAAAGATCACACTGATTTTGACAACATGAAAGCAGATGTTTTAAAGGATCAGTGTAGTGGTAATCAAACCTGTAAATTAACTGAGGCACTTAGCTTTGCATCACTTAATGTGTCTTTG TTGTTTGGTTTCCTGAATGTAGTAGTATGGGGTGGAAACTGCTGGTTTGTTTACAAGGAAACATCTCTGTTTGGTAACAAGCGTGATACTGGTAACGGAGCCACAGGACCACCAGATCAAAAGGTGGAAGTACCAACAAACACGATTTAA
- the LOC140058355 gene encoding uncharacterized protein has translation MSFNHDNIYDFLIDECNNNTCINEITINKNSEDIASINSVNPDPMLNYVPPNKINHKHVKVRRGKKKSKSCNTNTNIKIAYNNIRGYKSKKYDIQKFVNINKINLFGIVESFLKDKEEIQIKGYNWIGKNRSSYTKKSQGGIGFLIRDDIKIIDDNVLDTRCDTLERLWVKVQFNSSTNSIYYIALVYFPCEGTDRNLTDEMFVSLLAENLEISQNDNDAKIIILGDFNGKIGHLINDGDESINYNGQGLIDFSNDGDLFILNGSEKCTGVFTWVKNQHKSVLDYGLVSANIQKDINEFMIDDQCNFHIGSDHNMIIIDMNVESFNNNNTIPETFKQRWDIKYNHDWTTFQEDLESKFTNWDPAHLNANEAWESWKRLVVSAAEETIGYKKQSRKSKQWFDCDIEQSMEKRKKACRAHRIYCKNKTNSDFNKTIRDNLWKDYQTKRNECKTLIRQKMMQIRMDRCSKIMEKGGPQSRDFWSVLKGNKRTNNVTSIIIPGTDNVTSDAPIIKSSLTNYFNTLGKKNLDVENDLFNDNLADSYNMNFQTATLDKLEFSCEDVKYAVSLCKNNKSPGNDNISNELIKNGGNTIVATLYKLFKRLSHLECIPDEWNNGTIVPIFKKGDRRNLDNYRGITLNSCIAKIYSRIISRRISEFLEEYDLLTEAQGGFRKDRQCEDHIFTLKSLIATRQAEGKKSFLAFLDFRKAFDTVWREGLIKALRRIGIKSNLINIVQNLYENVKCKVQFANLETELFDIDEGVKQGCSLSPTLFSIYINELRIMLNNSDLGVNIFNTKINCLLWADDVVLIGENEKELKMLLQTTTEFAKEWKMSFNYDKSNVLITRQRTNLYRKWRLGNNSITETDKYKYLGVYISRTLSDNLHIDEVIKKGNRIIA, from the coding sequence ATGTCTTTTAATCATGACAATATATACGATTTCTTAATTGACGAATGTAATAACAATACCTGTATAAATGAGAtaacaattaacaaaaatagCGAAGATATCGCTAGTATCAATAGTGTAAATCCTGATCCTATGTTAAACTACGTGCCTCCAAATAAGATTAATCATAAACATGTTAAAGTTAGACGAGGTAAAAAGAAATCTAAATCatgtaatactaatactaacattaaaatagcatacaATAATATCAGAGGCTACAAAAGCAAAAAGTATGATATCCAAAAATTTGTAAAcatcaataaaattaatttatttggaatAGTCGAATCATTTCTAAAAGATAAGGAAGAAATACAAATCAAAGGTTACAATTGGATTGGGAAAAATAGATCATCATATACTAAAAAAAGTCAAGGCGGGATCGGCTTCCTAATTAGGGACGACATTAAGATCATAGATGACAATGTATTAGATACGAGATGTGATACCCTCGAACGACTATGGGTAAAAGTGCAATTTAATAGTTCTACCAATTCAATATATTACATAGCTTTAGTTTATTTTCCATGTGAAGGAACCGATCGCAACTTGACTGATGAGATGTTTGTCTCCTTATTAGCGGAAAATTTAGAGATCTCtcaaaatgacaatgatgctaaaataataattcttgGAGATTTCAACGGCAAAATTGGTCACTTGATTAACGATGGAGACGAATCTATAAACTATAATGGTCAAGGACTTATTGATTTTAGTAATGATGGTGATCTGTTTATCCTCAACGGTAGTGAAAAATGTACAGGAGTATTTACGTGGGTAAAGAATCAACATAAAAGTGTTTTGGATTATGGTCTTGTATCAGCAAATATTCAAAAAGATATAAATGAATTCATGATAGATGACCAATGTAACTTTCACATAGGTAGCGATCATAACATGATTATAATTGATATGAATGTggaatcatttaataataataacacaatcCCTGAAACATTTAAACAACGATGGGATATAAAGTATAACCACGATTGGACAACGTTCCAAGAGGACCTTGAATCTAAATTCACTAACTGGGACCCAGCCCATTTAAATGCTAACGAAGCTTGGGAATCGTGGAAACGCCTTGTAGTGTCTGCTGCCGAAGAGACAATAGGCTATAAAAAACAGTCCAGAAAAAGTAAACAATGGTTTGATTGTGATATTGAACAGTCAATGGAAAAACGAAAAAAAGCGTGTCGAGCACACCGAATATATTGTAAGAACAAAACTAATTCTGACTTTAATAAAACTATAAGAGATAATCTCTGGAAAGATTATCAAACTAAACGAAACGAATGTAAAACATTAATTAGACAAAAAATGATGCAAATCCGGATGGATAGATGTTCAAAAATAATGGAAAAAGGCGGACCTCAGTCTAGAGACTTCTGGTCAGTTTTAAAAGGAAATAAACGAACAAACAATGTTACATCTATAATAATTCCGGGAACGGACAATGTAACATCAGACGCACCCATAATTAAGTCCTCGTTAACCAATTACTTTAATACCTTAGGTAAGAAAAACTTAGATGTAGAGAATGATCTATTTAATGACAATTTAGCTGACAGCTACAACATGAATTTTCAAACCGCTACTCTGGATAAACTCGAATTCTCATGTGAAGATGTAAAATACGCAGTCTCCCTatgtaaaaacaacaaaagcCCGGGCAATGATAATATTTCTAACGAATTGATAAAAAACGGCGGTAACACAATTGTTGCAACACTGTATAAACTGTTTAAAAGGCTCTCCCATCTCGAATGTATACCAGATGAATGGAACAACGGCACAATAGttcctatatttaaaaaaggcgACCGGCGAAATTTAGATAACTATAGAGGAATTACCTTAAACTCATGCATTGCTAAGATCTATAGCCGAATAATTTCTCGAAGAATATCAGAATTTCTTGAAGAGTATGATTTATTAACCGAAGCACAAGGGGGCTTCCGTAAAGATAGACAATGTGAAGACCATATCTTCACCCTTAAAAGCTTGATAGCTACTCGACAAGCCGAGGGTAAAAAGTCATTTTTGGCTTTTCTTGATTTCCGAAAAGCATTCGATACAGTCTGGAGAGAAGGACTAATAAAAGCATTACGCCGAATCGGTATAAAAAGTAACCTAATTAATATCGTACAAAATTTATATGAGAATGTTAAATGTAAGGTCCAATTTGCTAATTTAGAGACGGAGTTATTTGATATCGATGAAGGTGTTAAACAGGGATGCTCGTTATCGCCAACACTCTTCTCAATATACATCAATGAATTACGTATAATGCTTAACAACTCAGATCTAGGTGTTAACATCTTTAAcactaaaattaattgtttattatggGCCGACGACGTCGTGCTAATAGGAGAAAACGAGAAGGAACTTAAAATGCTCCTACAAACTACTACAGAATTTGCTAAAGAATGGAAAATGtcatttaattatgataaatcaaATGTCCTTATCACAAGACAAAGGACCAACTTATATAGAAAATGGAGGTTAGGAAACAATTCTATAACAGAAACTGATAAATACAAATACTTGGGAGTATATATTTCTCGTACGTTGTCGGACAATCTTCACATAGACGAAGTTATCAAGAAGGGTAATCGCATCattgcatag